Proteins from one Juglans microcarpa x Juglans regia isolate MS1-56 chromosome 1S, Jm3101_v1.0, whole genome shotgun sequence genomic window:
- the LOC121247479 gene encoding LOW QUALITY PROTEIN: uncharacterized protein LOC121247479 (The sequence of the model RefSeq protein was modified relative to this genomic sequence to represent the inferred CDS: substituted 2 bases at 2 genomic stop codons) — MATATIASMRCWTSKAERGATWLIKCPHLIYTSLQSPPDDSDPSRPVAKVVLSVDPLHSKDDNSTTEFTMELAGTESGKFPKSYSMDMSEAGLVVPMLVFSESSQAGKCCVEGKILNKLGMMRPHDKDIENYGKLXIRERLNXYFLQVIGNDDWVHMRRPMPGMQLGYFALQ, encoded by the exons ATGGCAACTGCAACAATAGCATCGATGCGTTGTTGGACAAGCAAAGCGGAGAGAGGCGCAACGTGGCTCATCAAATGCCCTCACCTCATCTATACCTCTCTCCAATCTCCACCCGATGACTCCGACCCTTCTCGCCCCGTTGCCAAAGTTGTCCTCTCCGTCGACCCCCTCCACTCCAAGGACGACAACTCCACCACTGAG TTCACAATGGAATTGGCTGGCACTGAATCTGGAAAATTTCCCAAGTCTTACTCTATGGATATGTCTGAAGCTGGCTTGGTCGTTCCAATGTTGGTGTTTTCTGAGTCATCACAag CTGGGAAGTGTTGTGTGGAAGGAAAAATACTGAACAAACTTGGCATGATGAGGCCCCATGACAAGGATATTGAAAACTATGGGAAACTCTAGATCCGTGAAAGGTTGAATTAA taCTTCCTCCAGGTGATCGGCAATGACGATTGGGTTCATATGAGGCGGCCAATGCCAGGGATGCAGCTTG GATACTTTGCTCTTCAATAG
- the LOC121246300 gene encoding uncharacterized protein LOC121246300, with translation MEFFFRDLNEESKPSQLDMPRCPFLRNINEPTNFSFSPSLAFPMPVRAAKGPIFEDGPNFDMAFRLFHGHDGVVPLSARSFVSFEKVEPEPAPAQFNPLAAKAATISLSSFGGPFSFDSFSEKWKNQKRKSNSSKKESSSQGGSSKHEALSNEWLQTGNCPIAKSYQAVSKVIPLVAKALQPPPGMKFKCPPAIVEARAALAKTAFAKNLRPQPLPAKVLVIGLLGMAANVPLGIWREHTEKFSPSWFAAVHAAVPFIAMLRKSVLMPKAAMAFTIAASVLGQVIGSRAERHRMKAIAADKLALRAPVSSNQLHLVKSKGGHCGDIVSWDSVSLEVSGPPSPADVYC, from the exons ATGGAATTTTTCTTCAGAGACCTAAATGAAGAATCTAAGCCTTCTCAGCTGGACATGCCTAGATGTCCATTCTTAAGGAACATTAACGAACCAACTAACTTCTCCTTCTCACCATCCCTGGCTTTCCCTATGCCT GTACGTGCAGCCAAAGGTCCCATTTTTGAAGATGGTCCCAATTTTGATATGGCATTCAGACTTTTCCATGGGCATGATGGAGTAGTCCCCCTCTCTGCGAGATCATTTGTGAGTTTTGAGAAAGTAGAGCCTGAACCAGCCCCGGCCCAGTTCAATCCTTTAGCTGCTAAGGCAGCCACTATTAGCCTGTCATCCTTTGGAGGGCCCTTCAGTTTCgattcattttctgagaaatgGAAGAATCAGAAAAGGAAATCAAACTCATCCAAGAAAGAGTCTTCTTCACAG GGAGGAAGTTCAAAGCATGAGGCATTGAGCAACGAGTGGCTGCAAACAGGAAACTGCCCCATTGCAAAGTCCTACCAAGCAGTTAGCAAAGTTATTCCCCTAGTTGCTAAGGCGCTTCAGCCCCCTCCAGGCATGAAATTTAAGTGCCCACCTGCAATAGTTGAAGCCCGAGCAGCTCTAGCCAAAACTGCATTTGCAAAGAACCTCCGTCCACAACCCCTACCTGCAAAAGTACTTGTGATTGGGTTACTGGGCATGGCAGCAAACGTTCCTTTAGGGATATGGAGAGAACACACTGAGAAATTCTCACCATCCTGGTTCGCTGCAGTTCATGCTGCCGTTCCATTCATAGCCATGCTAAGGAAGTCTGTGTTGATGCCCAAGGCAGCTATGGCTTTTACCATCGCAGCATCAGTTTTAGGACAGGTCATTGGATCGAGAGCAGAACGTCACCGAATGAAGGCAATTGCTGCAGATAAATTGGCTCTCAGAGCACCTGTTTCATCAAATCAGC